TCAACCAGCCGCTGCGTGACCGGATCGTGCCGGGCGCGGTGAACCACATCGGGCTGCCCCTGCACGTCGTCGAACCGGTCCGGGTGGACGAGTTCGTCTTCGGCGCCCTGCCGACGAGCTGGTTGCAGCAGCGCCTGTACGACCCGTCCGGGCCGCGCTGGTACGACGCCGTGGTCGCGCTGGTCTACGTCAGCCACTTCGTCGTGATCCCGGCGGTGGCCCTCGTCCTGTGGCGGTGGGGGACCCGCGCCCGCTTCCGCGCCTGGATCGGGTGCGTCACCCTGATGGTCGCCATCGGCACGACCGTCTACATCCTTTATCCGATGGCCCCGCCGTGGATCGCCGCCGACCTGGGGTTCGCCGGTCCGGCTGACCGGATCTCCGGTATCGGCTGGGACTACCTCGGCCTGTCCCCGGTTGCCCGGTTGCTCGGGGTGGGGCAGGCGTCGGCCAACCCGGTGGCCGCCATGCCCTCGATGCATGCGGCCGCCGCGGCGCTGGTCGCCGCGTTCTTCTGGGCCGGCGCGGGCGGGTGG
This genomic window from Nakamurella multipartita DSM 44233 contains:
- a CDS encoding phosphatase PAP2 family protein; amino-acid sequence: MCQGSNGPASRWVSGAVGRVPRGRWRVPAEHEDVGPGPPGIELPGIELKAPWWGGALAQVRQVWLPLGGVLLAYWLAAAVNQPLRDRIVPGAVNHIGLPLHVVEPVRVDEFVFGALPTSWLQQRLYDPSGPRWYDAVVALVYVSHFVVIPAVALVLWRWGTRARFRAWIGCVTLMVAIGTTVYILYPMAPPWIAADLGFAGPADRISGIGWDYLGLSPVARLLGVGQASANPVAAMPSMHAAAAALVAAFFWAGAGGWARLALVCYPLAMGFALVYTAEHYVVDVVAGGLVAVAVVTGWTAGRRWRARRATGSAQGSGTGSTRAEGSPARRRP